A part of Capsicum annuum cultivar UCD-10X-F1 chromosome 6, UCD10Xv1.1, whole genome shotgun sequence genomic DNA contains:
- the LOC107876091 gene encoding probable receptor-like protein kinase At5g24010: MANLLSFLSFSLLFLPFSISSSAKYTFPQKYFINCGSLSPLNVSGPTSTTFSADSISDSRRSHSVKDRTTSTVLAGIYNTARKFTRNESYELQIDETGVYVVRLHFFAFSDLFDAKFNVSASGFLLLSNFSIPKNVTSPDIKEFLLPVTGPNLKITFIPSQELSSFAFVNAIEAFVTPQRFIDEPTAYVTAQGKSNGGTEDLSSSGLTVMHRVNVGGSKVTPQNDTMRRNWVTDDDYLFLARTAKNHTMYSNRPKYYDPELGGATEYDAPDSVYKTAKEMNIDVETASNNFFNITWLFPVKRNATFFVRLHFCDIVSANRNDTVFNVYIYGLFGQPISPYDRYPELSAPFYVDFVVDSDGSGFMNISVGPRSDSNNKNAFLNGLEIMELINGQEEWEEGNGKINSLLIIVGSTVGGVVLIVVSLGVILFCLKSRKVTNAVDNSNWPMVNVYPGSTQSRTTARTPLGSTTPDMNLGLKISFAEILHATNKFDPTFMIGEGGFGKVYKGTLHNGVKVAVKRSEAGKGQGLTEFQTEITVLSKIRHQYLVSLIGYCDEGYEMILVYELMEKGTLREHLYSSNEDLGMSSSRSRLSWDQRLQICIGAANGLLYLHTGLSEPIIHRDIKSTNILLDEHYTAKVADFGLSKSGPPEETHIVTNVKGSFGYLDPEYMKSMQLTQKSDVYSFGVVLLEVLCARPAVDGLLPRNQINLAEWGLTWLKEKQLEKIIDPFLAGKINPNSLRKFGETTEKCLQENGTDRPSMMDVVWDLKYALQLQHPAMPQESYEDSTADDSWQLALPGINRLPSIDASTSCVCVSESGVFSQLKMDEAR, encoded by the coding sequence ATGGCTAATCTTCTCTCATTTCTCTCTTTTTCCCTTCTCTTCCTTCCCTTTTCCATCTCTTCGTCAGCAAAGTACACCTTCCCTCAAAAATACTTCATCAATTGTGGTTCACTGTCCCCCCTCAACGTCAGCGGCCCCACCTCCACCACTTTTTCCGCCGACTCAATCTCCGACTCCCGCCGCAGTCACTCAGTTAAAGACCGCACAACTTCTACAGTGTTAGCTGGAATTTATAATACCGCCAGAAAATTCACTCGAAATGAATCATACGAACTTCAAATTGATGAAACTGGCGTTTACGTGGTACGTCTTCATTTCTTTGCTTTTTCTGACCTTTTCGATGCGAAGTTCAACGTTTCAGCTTCGGGTTTTTTGCTCTTGTCGAATTTTAGTATACCGAAAAACGTAACTTCCCCTGATATCAAAGAGTTTCTCCTCCCTGTTACCGGTCCTAATTTGAAAATCACCTTCATTCCTTCTCAAGAATTGTCTTCTTTCGCGTTTGTTAACGCCATAGAAGCGTTTGTAACTCCTCAACGTTTCATTGATGAACCTACTGCCTATGTAACTGCACAAGGAAAGAGTAATGGTGGTACGGAGGATTTGTCCTCAAGTGGTTTAACTGTAATGCATAGGGTTAATGTTGGGGGTTCAAAAGTTACCCCCCAAAATGATACCATGAGGAGAAATTGGGTGACTGATGATGATTATTTGTTTTTGGCGAGAACAGCAAAGAATCATACAATGTATAGTAATAGGCCTAAATATTATGATCCAGAACTAGGAGGGGCTACTGAATATGATGCTCCTGATTCTGTTTATAAAACTGCCAAAGAAATGAACATAGATGTGGAGACTGCCAGTAACAACTTCTTTAACATAACTTGGCTTTTTCCTGTTAAGAGGAATGCAACTTTTTTTGTACGCCTACATTTCTGTGATATCGTTAGTGCTAATCGGAATGATACGGTAttcaatgtgtatatatatggcCTGTTTGGTCAGCCAATTAGTCCATATGATAGGTATCCAGAATTGTCAGCTcctttttatgttgattttgtgGTGGATTCAGATGGTTCTGGTTTTATGAATATCTCAGTTGGCCCTCGGAGtgattcaaataataaaaatgctTTTTTGAATGGGTTGGAAATCATGGAGCTGATTAATGGACAGGAGGAATGGGAAGAGGGGAATGGAAAAATCAACAGTTTGTTGATAATCGTCGGTTCTACAGTTGGTGGTGTGGTTCTCATCGTTGTTTCTCTAGGGGTTATCTTGTTTTGTTTGAAATCAAGAAAAGTTACAAATGCTGTTGATAACTCCAATTGGCCAATGGTGAATGTTTATCCAGGAAGTACACAGAGTAGGACTACTGCAAGAACTCCACTTGGCAGTACTACTCCTGATATGAACCTTGGGTTAAAGATATCTTTTGCTGAGATTTTACATGCTACCAATAAGTTTGATCCCACATTTATGATCGGGGAGGGTGGTTTTGGGAAAGTTTACAAAGGAACTTTACACAATGGTGTTAAAGTCGCTGTGAAAAGAAGCGAGGCTGGAAAAGGCCAGGGTCTTACGGAATTTCAAACTGAGATAACGGTCTTGTCCAAAATTCGCCATCAGTATCTTGTTTCATTGATTGGATACTGTGATGAAGGATACGAGATGATACTTGTTTATGAGCTCATGGAGAAGGGAACTTTGAGAGAGCATTTGTACAGTTCGAATGAAGACCTTGGTATGTCATCTTCACGGTCAAGATTATCGTGGGATCAAAGGCTTCAAATTTGTATTGGTGCAGCTAATGGTCTACTATACCTTCATACTGGTTTAAGTGAGCCAATTATTCACAGGGATATTAAGTCAACAAACATCCTTCTTGATGAACATTATACTGCCAAAGTAGCTGATTTTGGACTTTCCAAATCAGGTCCCCCTGAAGAAACACATATTGTTACTAATGTTAAAGGTAGCTTCGGTTATCTTGACCCCGAGTACATGAAATCAATGCAACTGACTCAAAAGTCTGATGTCTATTCTTTTGGAGTTGTACTTCTTGAAGTGCTTTGTGCTAGACCAGCTGTCGACGGTTTGCttccaagaaatcaaataaatttgGCTGAATGGGGACTTACTTGGCTAAAAGAAAAACAGCTAGAGAAGATAATTGATCCATTTCTTGCAGGTAAAATTAACCCAAACTCCCTGAGGAAATTTGGGGAGACGACAGAGAAGTGCCTGCAAGAGAATGGCACTGATAGGCCTAGTATGATGGATGTGGTGTGGGACTTGAAATATGCTCTACAGCTTCAACACCCTGCAATGCCTCAAGAATCTTATGAAGATAGCACCGCTGATGATTCATGGCAGTTGGCATTGCCCGGTATTAATCGCTTACCTTCTATAGATGCAAGCACAAGTTGTGTCTGTGTCAGTGAAAGCGGCGTGTTTTCACAATTGAAGATGGATGAAGCCAGATGA